The DNA segment CAGACAGCCTGTATTACAAAAATGTAGTTATATAGTTATTCTCCAGATTAGAGCAAGATGGAGAATGTAAACTATTTATCCCTGTAAATGGGACTATCTCCAGGCTGGAGCTGTTTTCACtttcaaatgttcaaacatGGAGTTATTCTATTCAATAGGTTGGTTAAAGGTTAGATAGGAGGACTTTGTCTAGCtctacatttaaaacacaaattgacAGATGGATAAGAAAGGAGTTAATAAATCATAAGTTTCTGTGAAATACACACATTTATGTAAAGATTATTTCTATCATGATAGAGTCAGGCACCCTGGCTTGAATGTCCATCCCTGTGGTATTCTATCAGCTGCAGAATGTGGGAAATCCTGTGTATCAACAATAACAAGCTTCCATAGGAAATACCAGTCAGAACAGCTGAAAGCAAAAGTTTAATCTCAGGGCAAAGCCCTGCTGACAAACTCACCTAAAATGAGAAACTGGATATAGTACCTGTCAAATTTTTGAGCACacctttttgttctctgactttgctttatttgctcTATTGTCTGCACTGTAGAAGGTATTTAAACTATCAGAATCAGTTAATATGagtcttgtctttatgctgcaactgtaatttccctgctgggatgaataaagtacttctattctattctattctattctattctacaaGTCAGTGGATGTAGGTGAGCAACAATGAAGAGCAGTTTTATCTCTAAACTTTGTAATTATGGTACTTGTGTGTTTTCAACTTggaaatctgcagaatgttctCTCACTTTTGCATCAGACTGAAATTAAGGAGGGACTATACTGCAAGATAATCtataatgcataaaaaaagacactcttttcttttggaaaatgaaaaaatactaattaaatGACATTATATTCCAAGATTTATTGTGTAGGCTCCCTTGAAAGTGCTCAGAAAGATATTAATGCTGATAATTTACGGACTAGCACTAAAtgctttgtgtaaataaaataatcatctttAATCTATTTATTCAGGCTTCTTCAAGGATCCTGGATGTCATTTATATATCTGAGTTGTTACAGAAACCATTTTCACAATGAAGAAACCAATTTGCTGGAGATTTTAAAGTCGTgagtgactctggaggagctgcagagatccagatCATGGGTAGGAGAATTGGCTGACAGGTAAAAAAGTTGGTTTGCACTCCACATATTATGCATTTATGCAAGAgtggcaataaaaaaatcaaaggaagAAATATTGGCAGGTTGCAACAAGCCATGTAGGTGACACAGAAAAATGTAGGCGACAGGATTTGGGCCAAACTGTACCTCACCTATCACCaaagtggtggcagcatcatgtggtAGGGATGCTCTGCTTAAGTAggaacagggaagctggtcagagtgaatgggaaaaaaagaaagcggACGTATCAACCTAGACTTGCCAGCTAGGATTTTATCTGGAGGTGATAtacacacaccacacttttcagatatgtATTACCTAACAAATTGCTCTACAACACAAAATCATGATTAAATTCATTgagattttctgtcatttatgcTTAACATAGtttaaaatgtaagtaaaagTAATTTCCAAGTTCCAAGctatgttttaacaaataaaatctgaaaaagtgcTGAGTACATCTTTACACaaccccctttactctgatacttCTAAATGAAATCATGTGCAACCAACTTCTTCAGAAGTCTAATCTAAATACTCcccctgtgtgtttgtgtgtgatatAATCTCCCTCTCAATGCTGATGATCTAGACAGGCCTCCAATGGTTCTTTAAATTAGtgaacaacacaaacattacaTAGTTCAGTTGAAAATCATAAGGATATagttaatgttgaaaaaaaaaatcttagaaacCTCAAATGAAACCTCCCCTTTACAGTTCTGTGTAGGGAAGTatctgaaatttaaatgttttccagaaatgaaaaaccaaaacaacctgAATTagtagttttcaaattatgatttaatcTGTTgataaataagtcaaaactcATCATTCAGATACTGTTTGTCTGATACACAATGTatactatttttattaaacagtcAAAAGTCAGTACTGCTTATGTTTCAGTCCACATAAACAGAACTTTGTCCATATCATTAACAGGTCCAGTCTGTCTCTCGGGTCATTCTTTGGCCAGGTGTATAGCTAAACCCCCACAACATTTTCCTGCACTTGTTAGGAATGGGACCACAACAACTTGCAGCATGATGTCCCAGAAGCTCTGTATCCAGCGATTTCCGATGAGGACACAGTGAATACAGGGACGAATCATCCTgtcacaaaaaaggaaaacacaaacattacatAGTTCAGTTGAAAACATACAGATATagttaatgttgaaaaaaaaaatcttagaaacCTCAAATGAAACCTCCCCTTTACAGTTCTGTGTAAAAGTATCTGCCCCAAGCagaattttgttattttgtttttaattttttttttatcacatttaaatgttttccagaaatgaaaaaccaaaacaacctgAATTagtagttttcaaattatgatttaatcTGTTGATAAATAAGTCAAAAACTCATCATTCAGATACTGTTTGTCTGATACTACAGTTATTTTAACAATCTTGAGCATTAGtgcaaaaaaaggaacaaatactatattttttatttattttattttgaaaagtcacacctttaaaacaatttcttaaatgaagcagaagaaacaaACCTACCAAATGTGGAAGCAGCTGAGGAGGCCAAACAAAAGACCAGAGATAGCTGACGTGGGAAGGGCCAGAAGAGCGGTGACTATCCTGTAAATCCAGACCCTGGACACTTCAAAGAGAGCATTGCTCCAGATCCAAACTCTGTCCCCGCTACGCACTGATGGCGGCTCAGCTATCACATCCTCAAACCCTACCTTTGAGTCAAAAGGAACAATTCAGTCATCATGTACAATTAACGCTGATGAAGCACTTTATAAGCTACGGAAAATCCACTATTTATGGAGTTTTTTAAGACGGAAGGCCAAATTATTTAGCTGaattacaaatgcaaaaaacataaatataggCAATTTTTACTAAGCTactgcaaaattattttacctTGAGGCAGTCATTGATTCCTCGGGGATCCCTTGAAGTTATCAGTGGCTTTGTATCACTGATTTCCACCAGAGTGGATGTATGAATGTTTTCCTCCTCATCCAGAGAGGGCTGGGCTCTCCATAACGTCTGCAGTTCCTCCCCATCTTCAGACTCTTCAGGGttactggatggatggatggatggatggatggatggatggatggatggatggatggatggatggatggatggatggatggatgga comes from the Gambusia affinis linkage group LG07, SWU_Gaff_1.0, whole genome shotgun sequence genome and includes:
- the zgc:172270 gene encoding caveolin-2; the protein is MNNPEESEDGEELQTLWRAQPSLDEEENIHTSTLVEISDTKPLITSRDPRGINDCLKVGFEDVIAEPPSVRSGDRVWIWSNALFEVSRVWIYRIVTALLALPTSAISGLLFGLLSCFHIWMIRPCIHCVLIGNRWIQSFWDIMLQVVVVPFLTSAGKCCGGLAIHLAKE